Part of the Chelmon rostratus isolate fCheRos1 chromosome 10, fCheRos1.pri, whole genome shotgun sequence genome is shown below.
CCCAGTTGGTGTAATACTACACTCTTTAAACTGggacaaatcaaacagaaatgagGGTGaactttgactgtttttcttgctcacccacaaacacacttatGTTGGAATATAATTTACCAACTTTAGCATTTGTTACATTCAGTTCACAAAGCAACAATTATTCCAGcattgcatgtttttacattgttcAGTCTGCATGCTGTTGCCTTCAGGTGTTCTATTGTGAAATAAGACAATATACATTTTGAAGAAGTGTTGTGTTACGACTACATATTCACATAAATCGTACATACATCTATATATGACAACACATGTATGTTTTCAATgacaaaagatgagaaaaaatgctaaactcagtttgctttgtttctgttgcccCCATTCAAAGGGTAATGTTATGCAAGGGTGCCCGACACTGCACCTGCTTTGAACTGATCTAGGAGATTTTCCATGAACTCAACACGTTGTTGGTAAACTGCCAGCTGTTGTTCAGTAGCCTCTTGCTTAATGGCAACTCTCATCCGAAGAGCCTgtagctgctcctgctgctgctgctcctcagccAGAaagatctctctctcactgtaaAGCTTGGAGTCACAATACATAATGGAAGACAGCGTACAACtgcaataacattttatttccttctttatgtctctctctctctctctcacacatacacacacacacacacagagaaaacaccaACCTGAGAGATCTGCCTTCGAATGACCTCAGCTTCATTGAGCTGACAGCTGACAAAGTTAAGTAAAGTGTAGCTCTGCCCCTCCACTGATGGAAATACATCACAACATATTTTAATCGATGACATAATACACAacttgtatttgtatttgacGTTGAATAGGGACCTACTTTGTATAAAGTTCCTGTTCAGAGTGTCCACGtcattttcctctgtctctctgaggaTTTGTTTGATTGCATCCTCAAAATCCTCCAGTTCCAATTCCTTTGACTGCAGCTGGTCACACTTCTCCACTATGAGGACAAATGCGAAACTCATACACTACATAATTCTTACTGTACATATCATATCCAATGGATGAAGTTTGCATCAGAGTTATTGCATATAAAGAATGTTGTCCAgcaactttttttattattagtctTGGGTTACAGAATGCCAAGTGCCAGAAAAGTTCACCAGGACTGAAATCACTGACACATAGTTAGGCTATACCATAGTAATATTGTgatacaaaatataaacaattaCTTATGCcattaataaatatttaaaatattattgTTCAGCCTCTAATCGGTGCTTATAAAGATCTAAGACTAAATAATAAGTAGCAATAGTAAAAACCCCTCCTTTTATCCTCTTAACCAGACAATTCTCAGTCAAGAAGTAACATCATTTGAACACAAGGTGTCACTAGTTTATTTGATTAGAACTATGCACTCCACAAGCCTGAGCTGACAGTGGTCTGTTGTGTCCAACAATCAGTGATTTAGgacaaaaaaatctcaaaatgcTGTGAATATCCCAGCAATAACGATGAAGCATGCAATAACCTTGTGGAAAAGGCTGCCAAGAACTCTAGCAGCCAATTAAGTTTATAGTGCCACACACAGCAGGATGACGGAACTTTGAAATCATATTTAGATCACTTCAAAATATGTGTAATGATTTCGTCACAGGACTTGACTTGCAAAAACGCTTTTTGTGTTCATAGCATGAAATTTATAGTCACCATTTCTGTGGTCGCTGTCCTGGTTGTTGCGTGCAATAGCCTTCATGCCTAAGAAAGACTCAAAGTAGCAGTAACGGGAGATTTCTCGCCCCAGGTTGCCCCATTCTTTGATGTACTGAGCCACATCCTTTGCATTCTGGTCTCTCAgcatctgctgtttttcatggatCTTCACACTTGATTCAgccataaatatatatatatatatatatatatatatacacacacacacatacatacatatatacatatatatatatgtacgtatatatatatatatgtatatatatatacatatacatacatacatatatatataacaaaataGCAGTTATACATAGTGGATGTACTTTATCTTCATGAATCTAAACTGCTAGCTATGGGAAAATATATTAGTCTAAAGTAAGCAGTCTAGTCTAGTCTCATGTATTTCTTGTTCCTTATAAAGGCAGTTAAGATGTCCATAGATATCTCCATAGTTATTGAGACATTTAAGGAAGGCTGACAACCTGTCTCAGCTAGCATGCTCAGCTGAATGAGACAGCAACTGCTCCTTTATTAAGCCCCATTgtcactgttaaaataaattaatattctTTCATGTTCCTGATGagtaaaaatatgaatatgcacTCTAACCTGACAGAATGGTTTACCTGGTACTGGTGGCTTCAGTGCATTTAGTCATCAGGTTACAAATATCCTTGCGAATTGCGCGCAGTTCCTGGATAAGATAACACTGGGTTAACTCTGCACAGTCACAAAATATTATTCCTTTATTACCCCTAACTGGCCATCTCATATCAAAACATCTCCACTATCAAAAGCCTGCCCTTGTCTGGCACTGTTCCAAACACTCCAGCTCTGGCCATGGTGTTTAATCCTCTAGTTTAAGCAACAGCTagcagcagcaaaatgaaaatttaaGAAAAGACTGAGGTCAAGTTCACCTACCTTTTCCAAATGAGATTGAACACGCAGAAACTGTTTCTTCTCCACCTGTAGCACCATCAGCTCCTCCCTCAACTCTCCATTCCTGTGCATCAGCttatgatagatagatagatatactaTATTTATCCCAAGcagggaaattgcagtgcagcagcagtacacacagtaaaaaaagtgaaaaattgtgaaataagactataaagaacaaactatacataataaaatatcaaaatagcgagcagtaaaaaattatatgcataatgtaaaaaagcaaaatagcaaacagtagtaatgaaaaagtattgcacaaaaaagaatatctaggccaaatggcagtgtgttgaaaataaagtgtagcagtttattcagcgtcctcctctccaccacattctcaaaagactcaagtctgagtccaagtacagagccagccttcttgatgatcttatcaattctgttggtgtcgctggctctgatgctgctgcctaaataatataataacaaaataataatagcattcccacagccagcagttcaatgtcAGGGGTGCAGAGACGTTCCTTCACGTTAACATGTCCGGGgttgcaccacctctcactgacataaagtgcaagtccgccaccctttttcttcagactttaggaaaagtctctgtctccccgtacCAAACTGTATCCTGGGACCTCAACGCTGCTTTCCGGGATGTGCGAGTGAagccatgtttcactgaagcaaaataagctacacTCACGATATTCCCTCTGTCTGGGTCTTCACCAGCGCTGCCAGCTCGTCCGTTTTATTCCCCAAATACCTCACGTTTCCCGTTATAATCGCCGGGACCGctggtttgtgtcttctcctttcCCCCCCTCCTTTTCGCTCCAGACCTGCACCTGCAGCCCCGGCTTCTCCTCCGTAACTCCTGCGGGACCGCAGGTCTgtctccgggcagcagcacaggtttacacagcgcaatcagctgttcgcgcatgtaaacaatgctccCACTGCTGCCGTCGGCAAAGTTCCCAGTTACAAAAAGtagggaaagtagaagaaaaaggCGGAGAAGGGTAGCAAAGTTAAATCCAGCCATTGTCACAACTCTAAcgaacaggttgtgattgattcaggaaaacagaaaaaaaagaacgaacggacaaataaacgaaacttaaaaaaacacgacgggagctgctgctacaggctgccacctgggacggTGCCAAAGCGTGAAATTCATTATTGAAGTATTTGCTACCCTAACATAAAAAGATACACAACTTACGTAAAGTATAGCATAGTTTACTAGTAACAGGTGTTAACCACTGAGTAAGTGAAGGTCAGTTGACAAATTGTTCCGAAGACATGAAGTTGGTGAAAATCTAATTGAATGTATGGTGAAGTGTATAACACTAACCCTGTACAATTTGTTTTCTGCCCAGCCGATGTTGTTTAGTAAGTTGCTCTCGTCAGATTCTATAACACGGTGTGTTGTTTCCCCACCAGTCCCCTGTCCTGCCAACATCCTCTCccattttaaaatctgaaaacaaagtCAAGAAGTTTTCTTGAATGTCAGAAGAAATCAGGAGGAATTCACCAGGCTGCATTCTGTGAATGGTCGATGGGAAAATACGCTTCACCTCTTCTTTCAATGACCCTGCTTTGGCCTTCTCTGcttgcagctcttcatctatTCTGTCCTTACAGGCCAGCATGGCAGTACAATCTTGAATAACACTAGCATCAGTCAAATGGTTAAAACGACACTGAAGAATCCACAACAGCCCTTCACGTTCATCCTGGAGCTTCTGGATCTCTTCTCtgatcacacagagacacaaacacataattatACACAgaatttggacaaaaaaaaaacaaaaaacaaaaaacaaaaaaaaacttacgTAGGACATTAAAACACAGATTCCTTCAAAATCTGCATGTCTCATCACTTTCAGTATGAGCTGTTGTTTTTACTCAATACTCTTACTACTCAGGATCTACATGACTATGGCTCCCCTCTTGCTCTCCTCTGACAACTAGTATTATGCACAAAAAGCTGTCATTCTGATGGACTGTTTATTCAATGACTAACAATACACTTACTTACGTATTTAGCATGGACTCAGAACATCATCAAACCTCTGTACAACGCCTGTGCTGGTAAATGAAGGACGCCACTTACCTTCCTCTGTTGATGACACGTTCGGTTTTCTCAGTAAGTGCCCGCTtggctctctctgctctgcggtactgctgctgcagtttgttcaggtctgtttcagctgcattCAAATACAGGCATAGACAGGAGgaattttctgtctttggtgTTGTGTTGATACCTAATTACCAAGTTAGCTAAACAGATTATTGTGTTATTATCACTTACTATGTGAAACGCTGAACTCAAGTAACCTTTGTAACAGAAAATTGCATCTACCTGTGTCACTGGTTCAGACTGGGAGTTAACGCTAACGTTTTTATCTGTGTCAGATCTGCCTGATGTAACGTTAGCAATTTGGGAATCAGTCATATGATGTGAATAGCGACCTGCTTAACTTACAGAAATCCAGAAGTAATTGACTTCTGACAGCAGATGCCCGTCGACTCATGCTGAATTATGGTCTGCCTGGAATATAATGGAAAATCGCGCTATAGCTTTAGGAGACTGATGACTTCTTAAGCATGGTGATAATGCAAACTGACATTTGCTACTAAGCTAGCTAAACTGGGCTACACTTTCAACTGTTGTTAACGTTAGCCTAACTAGCATTGTTGTTAGCCACTAGCCTTAATAAATAATACTGCATTAGCTTAAATAATATATGAGTTTTAATAAAGTACCACTTACTGTATAGCTCAGTTAAATATGTAGTATTGAAATGGTTAACAATACCAAATTAGTGTTGGCTAATCTTAGGGATGGCTGGTCAGCATTATCCAAACTCTGCTAGCTTGAAAGGTAATTATCTTAACGGAATTATCGTTAGCATCATTTAAACAACTAACCCATAACTGGTTTGGGTTTCTTATCTTTAGCTAGAATGAGATCTCTAACTAGCAACTAGCTAGCTGCAGGTTTGCCCGTTATAAAGACTAAGACGTAACGAAACATATATTTACCGTCTATGTTGGGTAACGTAAACCATTTGATTAAACTAATGTAAGTAGGATTAAAGTACAACTGTTAACTGTAATTTGGAATTCAATGATAGCTGGTGATGTCAAGCACTGCCGTGGACTGTGCAGagacttcaaataaaaacaataaaagaaaagaaatgaatatgTATCACTATTTTGTAGTTATGTACCAGAAATATGACAAATTATTATAATATGACAAAATTAGAAGAGGCCTAACAGATTAAACAGCCACAACTTCTTTATCAAACAGGAGCAATATGGCAACTCCCTTAGCAGGTGATAATGCTTATGTCTATCACTAAAGTTCGTTCACTGAgagctaataaaaaaaaaaatcgtcAAGGATGCTCTGAAAGCAAGCAGTACTGGAAAAATTTCCTCAACAGATGAATCCCATATGGGATTCCCACAATCCACATATGGGATTCAGCTGTTGGGGCCCATTGGAGCACTGA
Proteins encoded:
- the LOC121612168 gene encoding outer dynein arm-docking complex subunit 1-like, yielding MSRRASAVRSQLLLDFSETDLNKLQQQYRRAERAKRALTEKTERVINRGREEIQKLQDEREGLLWILQCRFNHLTDASVIQDCTAMLACKDRIDEELQAEKAKAGSLKEEILKWERMLAGQGTGGETTHRVIESDESNLLNNIGWAENKLYRTDLRSRRSYGGEAGAAGAVYLSIYHKLMHRNGELREELMVLQVEKKQFLRVQSHLEKELRAIRKDICNLMTKCTEATSTSVKIHEKQQMLRDQNAKDVAQYIKEWGNLGREISRYCYFESFLGMKAIARNNQDSDHRNVEKCDQLQSKELELEDFEDAIKQILRETEENDVDTLNRNFIQMEGQSYTLLNFVSCQLNEAEVIRRQISQLYSEREIFLAEEQQQQEQLQALRMRVAIKQEATEQQLAVYQQRVEFMENLLDQFKAGLESLLQITYDNSVICDQSGSSDRVLDKNLKEYLRMVEDRLNELLTLQSFLHFQEKSSQWDIDSLSTIAGQLIGITPPAASLTTAAATPAPDDEPDLVESVLLEAKEPMSREDLLTLVNKRSDKIESRFTIIHPSDSEEKDRLT